The sequence GCAAATCGGTCAGCAGGAGTGAGAGGTAAAGAAGAGACACTAAACGCACGGACCCATGTTTCGACTCCAAGTTTTTCTACCAAAACTTCCCCTTCCAACATCTCAAAATCTGCACACATCCTAGCTGGAATCTTCTGTACCCATTCCTCCATAAATCTGTCCATCTTCATTTTCCCTTCTTTCAAAACACCTTTTGCAAAATGGACGCAGATCCTCTTCTCATCCAGTCTCCAAACACATTTGCCTTCCATATCCGTATCCAATTTATTTCCATAAACCTCCAAATTATGTAGCGAAATTCTACGCGAAAACCCATCCGACTCCAGCACGCTCGAAATTTCATCTTCATTAAGTGAAGTCAAATTCCACCCAAACAACACAGAATTGTGCAAAAGCATACTTAAAACAacatctatatactcatcatcAACAATTCTCCAATACCCATTAATCTCAACAGCTGAAAGTGCTTTTAACTCGGCTCTCAATTCTTCATCACTTGCTTGAACCTTAGCAACCAAATCTTCCCATCTATACAATCCCATTTTCCCTCTTTCCAAATACTCCTCTTCTTCCATAGGATCCACAGAATCCTCCTCAGATCTGTAAGGATTCTCCATTAACAGTGACTTTAGTTTCCCTAACCTAGGGGCAATCTCAACTAGCTCCATATTTCCAGAAGCCAATTTGAGCACTTG comes from Papaver somniferum cultivar HN1 chromosome 7, ASM357369v1, whole genome shotgun sequence and encodes:
- the LOC113297344 gene encoding sister chromatid cohesion protein DCC1-like isoform X1; protein product: MEEDPGKSGSGGGGAEGIINLKPNSSMPISYHPSFGPHEDLLLLEVDEKLLPHILHQSFRVLCVFFCRVTVRGECDEEAVLCTSSTTYAIKFVGNSNSIFLIPPFENSEFTDENGEKGDSCKAAQVLKLASGNMELVEIAPRLGKLKSLLMENPYRSEEDSVDPMEEEEYLERGKMGLYRWEDLVAKVQASDEELRAELKALSAVEINGYWRIVDDEYIDVVLSMLLHNSVLFGWNLTSLNEDEISSVLESDGFSRRISLHNLEVYGNKLDTDMEGKCVWRLDEKRICVHFAKGVLKEGKMKMDRFMEEWVQKIPARMCADFEMLEGEVLVEKLGVETWVRAFSVSSLPLTPADRFAALFREKQKWEMKDLHPYIRDLRVPGVSAEGLLLKYTRRTQPTPGAELIFSAR
- the LOC113297344 gene encoding sister chromatid cohesion protein DCC1-like isoform X2 is translated as MEEDPGKSGSGGGGAEGIINLKPNSSMPISYHPSFGPHEDLLLLEVDEKLLPHILHQRVTVRGECDEEAVLCTSSTTYAIKFVGNSNSIFLIPPFENSEFTDENGEKGDSCKAAQVLKLASGNMELVEIAPRLGKLKSLLMENPYRSEEDSVDPMEEEEYLERGKMGLYRWEDLVAKVQASDEELRAELKALSAVEINGYWRIVDDEYIDVVLSMLLHNSVLFGWNLTSLNEDEISSVLESDGFSRRISLHNLEVYGNKLDTDMEGKCVWRLDEKRICVHFAKGVLKEGKMKMDRFMEEWVQKIPARMCADFEMLEGEVLVEKLGVETWVRAFSVSSLPLTPADRFAALFREKQKWEMKDLHPYIRDLRVPGVSAEGLLLKYTRRTQPTPGAELIFSAR